A stretch of Cucumis sativus cultivar 9930 chromosome 2, Cucumber_9930_V3, whole genome shotgun sequence DNA encodes these proteins:
- the LOC101210953 gene encoding nicotinate phosphoribosyltransferase 2 isoform X2 yields MAEKSNGPRNGDCSTRVIPGPTNPMVSPLLTDLYQFTMAYAYWKAGKHNERAVFDLYFRKNPFGGEYTIFAGLEECIRLIANFKFTEEEISFIKTSLPSSCEDAFYNYLRGIDCSDVEVYAISEGSVVFPKVPLVRVEGPVAIVQLLETPFVNLINYASLVATNAARHRFVAGKSKILLEFGLRRAQGPDGGISASKYCYIGGFDATSNVAAGRLFGIPLRGTHSHAFVSSFMSPDEIIDKSLRSSDGSRTCEDFLSAVQTWLNKIQWLPSLHGTFGETNQSELAAFTSYALAFPSDFLALVDTYDVIRSGVPNFCAVALALSDLGYRAKGIRLDSGDLAYLSCEARKFFQAIEKEFGVPGFGKINISASNDLNEETLDALNKQGHEVDAFGIGTYLVTCYAQAALGCVFKLVEINNQPRIKLSEDVSKVSIPCKKRSFRLYGKEGYPLVDIMSGENEPPPKVGERILCRHPFNESKRAYVVPQQVEELLKCYRSGKSGKAEECLPALKDIRDRCIKQLEKMRPDHMRRLNPTPYKVSVSAKLYDFIHFLWLNEAPVGELQ; encoded by the exons gtttgatttatattttcgGAAGAATCCTTTTGGTGGTGAATATACAATTTTTGCTGGTTTAGAAGAGTGCATAAGACTTATTGCTAATTTCAAATTCACAGAGGAAGAAATCTCTTTTATCAAGACGTCTTTACCTTCATCCTGTGAG GATGCGTTCTACAATTATCTTAGAGGAATCGACTGTTCTGATGTTGAAGTCTATGCTATTTCAGAGGGGTCAGTTGTTTTCCCAAAGGTGCCCCTAGTGAGGGTTGAAGGGCCAGTTGCG aTAGTTCAATTACTTGAAACTCCATTTGTAAATCTTATTAATTATGCATCGTTAGTTGCCACAAATGCTGCAAGACATCGTTTTGTTGCTGGAAAATCTAAAATTCTTCTCGAGTTTGGACTTCGACGAGCTCag GGACCTGATGGTGGAATTAGCGCCTCAAAGTACTGCTATATTGGAGGATTCGATGCAACAAG CAATGTTGCAGCTGGGAGGTTATTTGGCATACCACTGCGTGGGACACATTCACATGCATTTGTTAGCTCATTTATG AGCCCAGATGAGATCATAGATAAGTCACTTCGTAGCAGTGATGGCTCACGCACTTGTGAAGATTTTCTTAGTGCAGTTCAAACGTGGTTAAACAAGATTCAG TGGCTACCTTCATTACATGGCACTTTTGGTGAGACCAACCAAAGTGAGTTGGCTGCATTCACTTCCTATGCTTTGGCATTTCCATCTGACTTCCTTGCTCTTGTGGATACTTATGAT GTTATTCGGAGTGGAGTTCCTAACTTCTGTGCAGTTGCTCTGGCACTTAGTGATTTGGG GTACCGAGCTAAAGGGATTAGGTTGGACTCTGGTGATTTAGCATATTTGTCATGTGAGGCACGAAAATTTTTTCAGGCTATTGAAAAGGAGTTTGGGGTGCCtggatttggaaaaataaatatttctgcTAGTAACGACCTCAATGAGGAAACTTTAGATGCTTTAAACAAGCAG GGTCATGAGGTTGATGCATTTGGAATTGGGACCTATTTGGTTACATGTTATGCTCAGGCTGCTTTAGGATGTGTCTTCAAGCTAGTTGAAATAAATAACCAGCCTCGCATTAAACTTTCTGAAGATGTTTCGAAG GTTTCAATTCCATGCAAAAAGCGTAGTTTTAGGTTATATGGGAAGGAAGGCTATCCTCTAGTAGACATAATGTCAGGAGAGAATGAACCGCCTCCTAAG GTAGGTGAAAGAATTCTATGTCGTCACCCATTTAACGAATCAAAAAGAGCATATGTCGTGCCACAGCAAGTAGAGGAGCTTCTCAAGTGCTACCGGAGTGGAAAATCAG GTAAAGCAGAAGAATGTTTACCAGCTCTGAAGGACATAAGGGACCGTTGCATTAAACAACTCGAGAAAATGCGTCCTGATCACATGAGAAGACTTAATCCGACGCCTTACAAA GTTAGCGTGAGTGCAAAACTATATGACTTCATTCATTTCTTGTGGCTAAATGAGGCACCTGTTGGGGAGTTGCAATGA
- the LOC101210953 gene encoding nicotinate phosphoribosyltransferase 2 isoform X1 — MAEKSNGPRNGDCSTRVIPGPTNPMVSPLLTDLYQFTMAYAYWKAGKHNERAVFDLYFRKNPFGGEYTIFAGLEECIRLIANFKFTEEEISFIKTSLPSSCEDAFYNYLRGIDCSDVEVYAISEGSVVFPKVPLVRVEGPVAIVQLLETPFVNLINYASLVATNAARHRFVAGKSKILLEFGLRRAQGPDGGISASKYCYIGGFDATSNVAAGRLFGIPLRGTHSHAFVSSFMSPDEIIDKSLRSSDGSRTCEDFLSAVQTWLNKIQWLPSLHGTFGETNQSELAAFTSYALAFPSDFLALVDTYDVIRSGVPNFCAVALALSDLGYQAKGIRYRAKGIRLDSGDLAYLSCEARKFFQAIEKEFGVPGFGKINISASNDLNEETLDALNKQGHEVDAFGIGTYLVTCYAQAALGCVFKLVEINNQPRIKLSEDVSKVSIPCKKRSFRLYGKEGYPLVDIMSGENEPPPKVGERILCRHPFNESKRAYVVPQQVEELLKCYRSGKSGKAEECLPALKDIRDRCIKQLEKMRPDHMRRLNPTPYKVSVSAKLYDFIHFLWLNEAPVGELQ, encoded by the exons gtttgatttatattttcgGAAGAATCCTTTTGGTGGTGAATATACAATTTTTGCTGGTTTAGAAGAGTGCATAAGACTTATTGCTAATTTCAAATTCACAGAGGAAGAAATCTCTTTTATCAAGACGTCTTTACCTTCATCCTGTGAG GATGCGTTCTACAATTATCTTAGAGGAATCGACTGTTCTGATGTTGAAGTCTATGCTATTTCAGAGGGGTCAGTTGTTTTCCCAAAGGTGCCCCTAGTGAGGGTTGAAGGGCCAGTTGCG aTAGTTCAATTACTTGAAACTCCATTTGTAAATCTTATTAATTATGCATCGTTAGTTGCCACAAATGCTGCAAGACATCGTTTTGTTGCTGGAAAATCTAAAATTCTTCTCGAGTTTGGACTTCGACGAGCTCag GGACCTGATGGTGGAATTAGCGCCTCAAAGTACTGCTATATTGGAGGATTCGATGCAACAAG CAATGTTGCAGCTGGGAGGTTATTTGGCATACCACTGCGTGGGACACATTCACATGCATTTGTTAGCTCATTTATG AGCCCAGATGAGATCATAGATAAGTCACTTCGTAGCAGTGATGGCTCACGCACTTGTGAAGATTTTCTTAGTGCAGTTCAAACGTGGTTAAACAAGATTCAG TGGCTACCTTCATTACATGGCACTTTTGGTGAGACCAACCAAAGTGAGTTGGCTGCATTCACTTCCTATGCTTTGGCATTTCCATCTGACTTCCTTGCTCTTGTGGATACTTATGAT GTTATTCGGAGTGGAGTTCCTAACTTCTGTGCAGTTGCTCTGGCACTTAGTGATTTGGG GTACCAAGCTAAAGGGATTAG GTACCGAGCTAAAGGGATTAGGTTGGACTCTGGTGATTTAGCATATTTGTCATGTGAGGCACGAAAATTTTTTCAGGCTATTGAAAAGGAGTTTGGGGTGCCtggatttggaaaaataaatatttctgcTAGTAACGACCTCAATGAGGAAACTTTAGATGCTTTAAACAAGCAG GGTCATGAGGTTGATGCATTTGGAATTGGGACCTATTTGGTTACATGTTATGCTCAGGCTGCTTTAGGATGTGTCTTCAAGCTAGTTGAAATAAATAACCAGCCTCGCATTAAACTTTCTGAAGATGTTTCGAAG GTTTCAATTCCATGCAAAAAGCGTAGTTTTAGGTTATATGGGAAGGAAGGCTATCCTCTAGTAGACATAATGTCAGGAGAGAATGAACCGCCTCCTAAG GTAGGTGAAAGAATTCTATGTCGTCACCCATTTAACGAATCAAAAAGAGCATATGTCGTGCCACAGCAAGTAGAGGAGCTTCTCAAGTGCTACCGGAGTGGAAAATCAG GTAAAGCAGAAGAATGTTTACCAGCTCTGAAGGACATAAGGGACCGTTGCATTAAACAACTCGAGAAAATGCGTCCTGATCACATGAGAAGACTTAATCCGACGCCTTACAAA GTTAGCGTGAGTGCAAAACTATATGACTTCATTCATTTCTTGTGGCTAAATGAGGCACCTGTTGGGGAGTTGCAATGA